A stretch of the Poseidonibacter parvus genome encodes the following:
- a CDS encoding HlyD family type I secretion periplasmic adaptor subunit, with protein MSDVNNKLDNILSEDNDHLTVIETSKKEVKEKEEIKQEEKIEEGYKKEDFTKEVRKPKKGLINWIQKLYGVSDEEEDDLEFVYSSYANANEEASKSSNIIFLLVTVVFSSLILWAAFAQIDELARGNGKVIPTDKIQTVQSLDGGIISEIFIKEGQTVKSGDALMKIDTTRFKATLDESKQEYLSLLAIMARLEIESRIDVNKSLPKIKFNKKVLKDSSRYDINETLLLENRFRELKSSVRVLENQASQKRQELKEIRSNIKKLDESLGYITEQRKTIKKLVSRGVKSKFDLLNIEKEYTQTKGDLDTAKLSISRSNYAITEARNRINEKVNTFRAEASNELQKTAGLINKFEAKLVGDEDKVAKTVISSPVDGIIKQLNLNTIGGVVQSGMELVEIVPLSDALVVEAKIDPRDIAFINPSHKAIIKITAYDFSIYGGLEGKIIEISADSIVDKESKEGKSYYRVLVKTNKNYLERNGTKLPIIPGMVASVDIVTGKKSILDFLLKPILKVKQDSLHER; from the coding sequence ATGAGTGATGTAAACAATAAACTTGATAATATTTTAAGTGAGGATAATGATCATTTAACTGTTATTGAAACTTCAAAAAAAGAAGTCAAAGAAAAAGAAGAAATTAAGCAAGAAGAAAAAATAGAAGAAGGTTATAAGAAAGAAGACTTCACTAAGGAAGTTAGAAAACCTAAGAAAGGCTTAATTAATTGGATACAAAAACTTTATGGAGTATCTGATGAGGAAGAAGATGATTTAGAATTTGTTTATTCAAGTTATGCTAATGCTAATGAAGAAGCATCAAAGTCTTCAAATATAATTTTTTTATTAGTTACAGTCGTTTTTTCATCGTTAATTCTTTGGGCTGCATTTGCACAAATTGATGAATTAGCTAGAGGTAATGGTAAAGTTATTCCTACTGATAAAATTCAAACAGTTCAATCTTTAGATGGTGGAATAATTTCAGAAATTTTTATTAAAGAAGGTCAAACAGTAAAAAGTGGTGATGCTTTAATGAAAATTGATACTACAAGGTTTAAAGCAACACTTGATGAAAGTAAACAAGAGTATTTGTCTTTATTAGCCATTATGGCAAGATTAGAAATTGAATCAAGAATTGATGTAAATAAATCATTACCAAAAATAAAGTTTAATAAAAAAGTTCTAAAAGATAGTTCAAGATATGATATTAATGAAACACTACTTTTAGAAAATAGATTTAGAGAACTAAAGTCTTCTGTACGTGTTTTAGAAAATCAAGCTAGTCAAAAAAGACAAGAATTGAAAGAAATTAGAAGTAATATTAAAAAACTCGATGAAAGTTTAGGATATATTACTGAACAAAGAAAAACAATTAAAAAATTAGTTTCAAGAGGAGTTAAATCAAAATTTGATTTACTTAATATTGAAAAAGAATACACACAAACAAAAGGTGATTTAGATACAGCTAAATTATCTATATCAAGGTCTAATTATGCAATTACTGAAGCTCGAAATAGAATTAATGAAAAAGTAAATACATTCAGAGCTGAAGCTTCAAATGAGTTACAAAAAACAGCTGGATTAATTAATAAATTTGAAGCAAAACTAGTAGGTGATGAAGATAAAGTTGCAAAAACTGTTATTAGTTCTCCTGTTGATGGAATTATTAAACAACTTAATTTAAATACTATTGGTGGGGTTGTTCAATCGGGAATGGAGTTAGTTGAAATTGTTCCTTTGAGTGATGCATTAGTTGTTGAAGCTAAAATTGATCCTAGAGATATTGCTTTTATTAATCCTAGTCATAAAGCAATTATTAAAATTACTGCTTATGATTTTTCTATTTATGGTGGATTAGAAGGTAAGATAATTGAAATATCTGCTGATAGTATAGTTGATAAAGAATCTAAAGAAGGTAAAAGTTATTACCGTGTTTTAGTAAAAACTAATAAAAACTATCTTGAAAGAAATGGTACTAAGTTACCTATTATCCCAGGAATGGTAGCAAGTGTTGATATTGTTACTGGTAAAAAATCTATTCTTGATTTCCTTTTAAAACCAATCTTAAAAGTTAAACAAGACTCCTTACATGAAAGATAA
- a CDS encoding type I secretion system permease/ATPase has protein sequence MENNDSNLTESETLTNLKDRRKVDDLLGCLLFLSKFHKRETSAESLTFGLPIHKSSMNISMFHEAAAKIGLIGKTVKRNNIKDITKLALPSVLILDKERACVLLDYDLDSGIASVILPGLSSGETVMEISKLESEYTGEVIIIKPEYNFNNRIEKEVLVDNPKEWFWGTLLRNKGIYKQVIVVSLFINIFILATPLFTMNVYDRVLPNNAIETLWALFIGISIVMLFDLILKVLRAHFLGIASKRADTIMSNKIFNHILNIKMESKPSSTGQFVSRLQSFESVREFFTSATIAAIVDLPFVLIFILVIVYIAGPLAYITVATVLISLVFSWYLQRPLKTIIEKSVKEEQIKQTTLIETVAGLEIIKSVKAQNRMRTHWDQSINKTVHYADKGHFLSQSITYFTAFISQFSNIAIVAGGVYLAQDGEITMGAIIAAMILNGRVIAPVSQLVGMIIKFDKTMLSLDNLDEVMNMPVEKENKSYISRPNLKGDIELKDVQFSYKDQNHQTLKDINLKIKQGERIAILGKIGSGKSTLLKMIMNLYEPTDGSVLIDGLDTRQIDPTDLRQAIGTVPQEPFLFMGSIKDNLTIGEQFVSDEELLRVSKIAGLDDFLGKHAAGYDLLVGERGEGLSGGERQSVTLARALISDPNIIMLDEPTNSMDRQTEKQFIDRIKKIILDKTLIVVTHKTSLLELVDRVIIVENGQIVVDGPKSEVFTNKVSKK, from the coding sequence TTGGAAAATAATGATTCTAACTTAACTGAAAGTGAAACATTAACTAATTTAAAAGATAGAAGAAAAGTAGATGACCTTTTAGGTTGTCTACTTTTTTTATCTAAATTTCACAAAAGAGAAACTTCTGCAGAGTCCTTAACTTTTGGACTTCCTATTCATAAATCTTCAATGAATATTTCAATGTTTCATGAAGCAGCAGCTAAAATTGGCTTAATTGGCAAAACTGTTAAAAGAAATAATATAAAAGATATCACAAAACTTGCATTGCCATCTGTTTTAATTCTAGATAAAGAACGGGCTTGTGTTTTACTTGATTATGATTTAGACTCTGGAATAGCAAGTGTTATACTACCTGGTCTTAGTTCTGGTGAAACAGTAATGGAAATTAGTAAACTAGAATCAGAATATACAGGTGAAGTAATTATTATTAAACCTGAATATAATTTTAATAATAGAATTGAAAAAGAAGTTTTAGTTGACAATCCAAAAGAGTGGTTTTGGGGTACATTATTAAGAAATAAAGGTATATATAAACAAGTAATTGTAGTTTCTTTATTTATAAATATCTTTATATTAGCAACACCTTTATTTACAATGAATGTTTATGATAGAGTTTTACCAAATAATGCAATTGAAACATTGTGGGCTTTATTTATAGGTATATCTATTGTAATGTTATTTGATTTGATTTTAAAGGTTTTAAGAGCACATTTTTTAGGAATAGCTAGTAAAAGAGCTGATACAATAATGTCTAATAAAATATTTAATCATATATTAAATATTAAAATGGAATCAAAACCTTCTTCAACAGGACAGTTTGTAAGTAGATTACAATCTTTTGAAAGTGTTAGAGAATTTTTTACATCAGCAACTATTGCAGCTATTGTTGACTTACCTTTTGTATTAATTTTTATTCTAGTAATCGTATATATTGCGGGACCATTAGCTTATATTACAGTTGCTACTGTTTTAATTTCTTTAGTATTTTCATGGTATTTACAACGTCCTTTAAAAACTATTATTGAAAAATCTGTAAAAGAAGAACAGATTAAACAAACTACCCTAATTGAAACAGTAGCTGGTTTAGAGATTATTAAAAGTGTTAAAGCTCAAAATAGAATGAGAACTCATTGGGATCAATCTATTAATAAAACTGTTCATTATGCTGATAAAGGGCATTTTTTATCTCAAAGTATTACTTATTTTACTGCATTTATTTCTCAGTTCTCAAATATTGCAATTGTTGCAGGGGGAGTGTATTTAGCTCAAGATGGTGAAATTACAATGGGTGCAATTATTGCTGCTATGATTCTTAATGGAAGAGTAATTGCTCCTGTTTCTCAACTTGTTGGAATGATTATTAAATTTGATAAAACGATGTTATCTTTAGATAATTTAGATGAAGTAATGAATATGCCAGTTGAAAAAGAGAATAAATCTTATATTAGTAGACCTAATTTAAAAGGTGATATAGAATTAAAAGATGTTCAGTTTTCTTATAAAGATCAGAATCATCAAACTTTAAAAGATATAAATCTAAAAATTAAACAAGGTGAAAGAATAGCTATATTGGGGAAAATAGGTTCAGGTAAATCAACTTTACTAAAAATGATTATGAATTTATATGAGCCAACAGATGGATCTGTTTTAATTGATGGTTTAGATACAAGACAAATTGATCCAACTGATTTAAGACAAGCAATTGGTACTGTTCCTCAAGAACCATTTTTATTTATGGGTTCAATTAAAGATAATCTTACAATTGGCGAGCAGTTTGTCTCTGATGAAGAATTATTAAGAGTTTCAAAAATTGCAGGTCTTGATGATTTCTTAGGAAAACATGCAGCAGGATATGATTTACTTGTAGGTGAGAGAGGGGAAGGATTATCAGGTGGAGAAAGGCAATCTGTTACATTAGCTAGGGCACTTATTTCTGATCCTAATATTATAATGCTAGATGAACCTACAAATTCAATGGATAGGCAAACAGAAAAGCAATTTATAGATAGAATAAAGAAAATTATTCTAGATAAAACGCTTATAGTAGTTACTCATAAAACATCACTTTTAGAATTAGTTGATAGAGTTATTATTGTTGAAAATGGCCAAATTGTTGTAGATGGACCGAAATCTGAAGTATTCACAAATAAAGTGAGTAAGAAATGA
- a CDS encoding TolC family protein, with amino-acid sequence MKISKLLKFTCISVLASTALHAISLKDSIEKVLATNPEVIAEKNNQKAFRKYIDERRGNYYPRIDIDGTLEKSKTKKEYDSTSTLNDTTDDEDGYNFGIALNQMIYDGDLTPSRVREAKHNELANKYRTRANIENVVLETITAYTGLVQYNELLALTKDMIVTNEENLEIAKEKESISGEVLETYQVDSKLNFVKEKYLEEKDLKSSRLSTFKRYIGSEADGSETRPSIDMSKIPTSLQKAVELAVLRNNEVLEQIERIKAQRELIAQADATFLPTLGLELKALTDNDLSLDEEGKEDQVYGRINLAWNIYNGGGDHAVSKQEELFLAEQKDRLDGITNKVVENTKVNYQRFMKNKDRIEVLKKYVTANENIVDVYKSEFEAGTRTFVDILNAQTELYEAKKSLVNREYDLYSNYYEILNNSSMLSESILTENQDGSSVLPVEVVESNTNVQTDEVAQMLEDDNTVETKKEEVSDELNVLLGDDVANTVVEDKLSVNPDETVPAVVIPADAQYIEYASFLDASPESYTVNIATTKGLQKANEFVSEKGLDSTQAYTYEFGPGMKSAKVIYGIFDSVKEAKAAIANFSTDLKAGKPYIDNISKHQKLYKKYH; translated from the coding sequence ATGAAAATAAGTAAACTATTAAAATTTACTTGTATTTCTGTACTTGCAAGTACAGCATTACATGCTATTAGTTTAAAAGATAGTATTGAAAAAGTTTTAGCAACTAACCCTGAAGTTATAGCTGAAAAAAATAATCAAAAAGCATTTAGAAAATATATAGATGAAAGAAGAGGTAATTATTACCCAAGAATTGATATTGATGGTACACTAGAAAAGAGTAAAACAAAAAAAGAATATGATTCTACATCAACATTAAATGATACAACTGATGATGAAGATGGATACAACTTTGGTATTGCATTAAATCAAATGATTTATGATGGTGATTTAACTCCTAGTAGAGTAAGAGAAGCTAAGCATAATGAACTTGCAAATAAATATAGAACTAGAGCAAATATTGAGAATGTTGTATTAGAAACAATAACTGCATATACTGGTCTAGTTCAATATAATGAATTATTAGCCTTAACAAAAGATATGATTGTAACAAATGAAGAGAATCTTGAAATAGCTAAAGAAAAAGAATCAATTAGTGGTGAAGTATTAGAAACATATCAAGTTGATTCAAAATTAAACTTTGTGAAAGAAAAATATCTAGAAGAAAAAGATTTAAAAAGCTCTAGACTTAGTACATTTAAAAGATATATTGGTTCTGAAGCAGATGGTTCTGAAACTAGACCTAGTATAGATATGAGTAAAATCCCTACAAGTTTACAAAAAGCAGTTGAATTAGCTGTTCTTAGAAACAATGAAGTATTAGAACAAATAGAAAGAATTAAAGCGCAAAGAGAATTAATTGCACAAGCTGATGCCACTTTTTTACCTACATTAGGATTAGAATTAAAAGCTTTAACTGATAATGACTTATCTTTAGATGAAGAAGGTAAAGAAGATCAAGTATACGGTAGAATTAATTTAGCATGGAATATTTATAATGGTGGTGGAGATCATGCTGTTTCAAAGCAAGAAGAATTATTTTTAGCTGAACAAAAAGATAGATTAGATGGTATTACAAATAAAGTAGTAGAAAATACTAAAGTTAATTACCAAAGATTTATGAAAAATAAAGATAGAATTGAAGTATTAAAAAAATATGTAACTGCAAATGAAAATATTGTTGATGTATATAAAAGTGAATTTGAAGCAGGTACTAGAACTTTTGTAGATATTTTAAATGCACAAACTGAACTATATGAAGCTAAAAAAAGTTTAGTTAATAGAGAATATGATTTATACTCAAACTATTATGAAATATTAAATAATAGTTCTATGTTAAGTGAATCTATATTAACAGAAAATCAAGATGGTTCAAGTGTATTACCTGTTGAAGTTGTTGAATCTAATACGAATGTACAAACTGATGAAGTTGCTCAAATGTTAGAAGATGATAATACAGTTGAAACAAAAAAAGAAGAAGTATCAGATGAGTTAAATGTATTATTAGGTGATGATGTTGCAAATACTGTTGTAGAAGACAAATTATCTGTTAATCCAGATGAAACTGTTCCTGCTGTTGTTATTCCTGCAGATGCACAATATATTGAATATGCCTCATTCTTAGATGCTTCACCAGAAAGTTATACTGTTAATATTGCTACAACAAAAGGTTTACAAAAAGCAAATGAATTTGTATCTGAAAAAGGATTAGATTCAACTCAAGCATATACTTATGAATTTGGACCAGGAATGAAAAGCGCAAAGGTTATTTATGGTATATTTGATTCAGTAAAAGAAGCAAAAGCAGCAATAGCTAACTTCTCAACAGATTTAAAAGCTGGTAAACCTTATATTGATAATATTAGTAAACATCAAAAGTTATATAAAAAATACCACTAG
- a CDS encoding response regulator transcription factor, with translation MNTIEKQLDFNNILKNLNILYIEDEDNIRENVSKTLRLICKEVFEVSNISEAIKESIDNRIDIIISDINLGVDNGLDFIEELRKTDKNIPVILISAYTDTKYLLKATKLKLVDYLTKPIDFKMLKNALTNCVHDIIDNAKYIISFPQNINYNVLEKKLYNLQKKEEITLTSKEVLLLDYLIKYNNRVVPHDELKINIWEDMYDASDSALKNLLNKLRKKIGKETIKNISGLGFRIII, from the coding sequence ATGAATACCATTGAAAAACAACTCGATTTTAATAATATATTAAAAAATTTAAATATTTTATATATTGAAGATGAAGATAATATAAGAGAAAATGTATCTAAAACATTAAGACTAATATGTAAAGAAGTTTTTGAAGTTAGTAATATTTCAGAAGCTATAAAAGAATCAATAGATAATAGAATTGATATAATAATTTCTGATATAAATCTAGGTGTTGATAATGGTTTAGATTTTATTGAAGAGCTTAGAAAAACTGACAAAAATATTCCAGTAATACTCATAAGTGCTTATACAGACACAAAATATTTACTTAAAGCTACAAAATTAAAATTAGTTGATTATTTAACTAAACCTATAGATTTTAAAATGTTAAAAAATGCTTTAACAAATTGTGTTCATGATATCATAGATAATGCTAAATATATCATTAGCTTTCCTCAAAATATAAACTACAATGTTCTAGAAAAAAAACTATATAATTTACAAAAAAAAGAAGAAATCACTCTAACTTCAAAAGAAGTCTTATTATTAGATTATTTAATAAAATATAATAATAGAGTAGTACCACATGATGAATTAAAAATTAATATATGGGAAGATATGTATGATGCAAGTGATTCTGCTTTAAAAAATTTGCTAAATAAGTTACGTAAAAAAATAGGAAAAGAAACAATAAAAAATATTTCAGGTCTTGGATTTAGAATTATTATATAA